AGGGTCTGAATATCTTCGGGAATGACCGAAAACCGCTCGTTGAGTACGGCTCTGGCTTTGGCGCACAGAACCAGTGCCTGACCAGCCCGTGGACCCGCTCCCCATTGGCACCATTGCTTGACAAACGACGACGGCGATCCATCCGGGCGGGTTGCCCGTACGAGTTTGTTGATGTAGTCGATCAACTCATCGCTGATGTGAACCTGCCGCGTCAGTTTCTGCAACTCAATAATTTCCAGATCCGATAATATGGTTTTTAGCTCTGGACGGTTAGTGCCCGTTGTACTTTTCAGGACGTTCAGTTCCTCGTGCTCAGCAGGGTAGCTTAGCTTGATATAGAGCAGAAAGCGGTCCAGCTGCGCTTCAGGGAGTGGATAGGTTCCGGCCTGCTCAATCGGGTTCTGGGTGGCAATGATTAGGAAGGGTTTGGGCAGCGGATAATCTTTCCCGCCATACGTAACCTTATACTCCTGCATGGCTTCGAGCATGGCCGCCTGTGTTTTGGGGGGCGTCCGGTTGATCTCATCGGCCAGCACGACGTTGGCAAAAATAGGTCCCTGATTAAATACGAACACCTTACGGCCCGTCTCATGGTCATCTTCCAGGATTTCGGTACCGACAATATCACCCGGCATCAGGTCGGGGGTAAACTGGATGCGTTTAAACCGCATCGCCAGCGCATCCGACATGGTTTTGACCATCAGCGTTTTGGCCAGCCCTGGTACCCCTTCGAGCAGACAGTGCCCACCCGCCAGCAGGGCAATCAATACCTCGCTGATGGCTTCCTGCTGACCGATAATTACCTTGCCAATTTCGTTGCGTAGCTGGGGCAGTTTGGCCACCAGTTTTTTGTAGTGGGTTAAGTCTGTTGATTCCAAGTGTTTCTATTTATCAGGTTGTTTTTAAGTGATATATGATGTAGAATATATGATATAAGATGTAATTATCTCTGGAAGCCACATCCTATATCATACATTCTACATCTTACATCTTATACGTATACCATGGCGTAGGTGATGATATTGACACCAAACTTTGTATTGTCTTCGGCCAGAAAGCGTTTGTTCCGAAAGTCGTAATCCCACTCGCAGCCGTAATCTTTGTTGCTATACAATACCCCAATACGCCCGTTGACGATAATGGCTTTCAGGTAATCATGCACCAGGTCGTCGCCCCAGCCGTTCAATTCAAATGAGGTGGTTGGTGGGCCATCGTCAAACTTGAAAAAACAGGTATAGATCGGGTGCGTATTCGGAATTTTCTGCAAGGCCTTCGGGCCAAATGTGCGGGCCATTTCCTGCTCGAACGATTTGGCAAATAAACCATCGACATCATGATTACAATCGTCGACGAAAACGAAGCCCCCGTTCTGAACGTAGCGTTTGAAATGGTCGCGCTCCTGAGCCGAAAACTCCACCAGTTTGTGACCGCTGAGGTAGCAGAACGGACTTTTAAACAAGTCGGGACTGCTCAGTTGCACCACACGCTCCTTCTGATCGACAGCCAGAGTAGTATACTCAACCAGTGAATGCATCAGATTAGACGGCATTCGTTGATCGGTATCCCAGTCGCCAGAGGTATACTGGATTCGGGTGAAAAAGAATGGTTTCAAACTTGTTTGTTGAGAAGTAGTATCAATCTCAGTTCCAGTGGAATCTATAGAATAATACTATTGGATGTTAATATTATATTCATCTTAGAATCAGTTAGTCAACACGAAGTCACTACCCGAATTCGTTGAATTGAATCCTAAAAATACATTTTCTGCGGCTAAATCGCTAGATATCCAAAGAGGATTTTGCAAAAATCAATAGAGGATTTGCGAATGAATTGAAGAACGGACCGGGTGGGGGTTCTTGCAAAAGTCCTATAACGGTTTTCCCATCACAAAATCCTCCATCAGAAATCCGTCGCCAATGTCAATGTCTTCGTTCCCTACGATGGAAAAACCAACGCGCTCGTAAAACTGAATAGCTTTGTTGTAGCGGTTCACATTCAGTCCCAATCGGTCGTTGTTATTGGCTTTGGCAACCTCGGCCACTGCATCAATCAGCAAACGACCCACACCCTTGCCCTGACTGGCTGGGAGCAGATAAATTTTGTGGATTTTGGTAAGCGGCTGGCCTTTGTAATTCAACTCATACGAGCTATAGCCCAGAAACTCCTGGGTCGTATCATCTTTAGCCAACAAAAAAACGTGCTGTTTATCATTGACCTGACTTTTCAGTGATTCCAGACTGTACATCATGTCGAGCATGTAGCTAATCTGATTAGGGGATAGAATCTCCCCAAATGTATTGGGCCAGGTTCGGTGAGCAATATCCTGAATAGTAGGTAAGTCGTGTTCGGTGGCTTGGGTAATGGTAATCATAAAGGAGGTTGCAGCCTTGGCTCAGGCTGATTTTTTCATGAGTAGCTGTAAGGTGTCCAGATTGACTTTCTTATCAAAAATAGCCTGAACCGGAATTTGGAAGCCGGGTATGGTAAGGGCGTTTAGTGTATCGTTGATGTACAACGTAGCTACGGAAGCAAAAGCCATTGTCGCTTCGTCCAGTTGGTATTGCTCGACCGATTTCCGAACGGGATCAATTATCCAATATTCCCCAACGCCGTGTGCGGCATAATCTTCGAACTTAATTCCCCGGTCGCGCCCAGTTGTACTTTTTGAGAGAATCTCAACGATCAGATCAGGTGCTGGGTGCTCCATCTGGTCGTCCTGAAATGAGCTGGCTGTTTCCTGATTCCAATAGCAGATATCTAGTTCATAATCATTACGTGTCAGACCGACGAGGGCCTTTTCAGAATCGACTACGCCCAGGTCATTAAGTAAAACGTAGTTTTGCAAGAGATTTTCCAGATACTTAGAAGCGTCCAGATGCCTCCGTTTAACGGGTGAGGGCATGATGACTTCACCGTTGATAAATTCGGCTTTGATATCGTCACGAAGCCATTCCCGGAACGCTTTACGGCGCTGTGCTTCATCGGCCAAAATAACCTGCGCCCGTTCGATAACCAGTTTGGCATCGGGGGCTTCTAACAGATCGTTAACACAGGTTGAGAGCATTTAGTGTATAGCTTATGGAGTGATGAAGTTACGAAAGAATACAATTAGTAGCGTAACGCTCGGTACAGTTAAGGGACAAAGCCCGGTTTGGTCCAGGCCATGAGCAGGCTGTCTTCGTAGGAGCCGTCCTGATTTCGGGTTTTGTGTTTCATCCGGCCTTCCAGCTCAAAACCCAGACGTTGATACAGGCCAATCGATTTCTGGTTTGAGGATCTGGATTCGAGTTCGACCCGGCTTACTTCGGGGAATAGTTGCTGAACGTTATCAAGGAAGGCCTGAAACAGCTTTTTACCGATACCTTTACCCTGATAAGCTGGATGAACGGCAATAGTTAAACCCGTCAGAATGTGGTCGAAAATACGCAACCCGTATTTGGATGCATGGATTTCGGCAATAACTGCCTCCGAATCAATTATGGCAACCAGCATAAGACCCTGCCGAGCAGTTGTCTGAATAAGCGTTTCGATATAGGCTTCCGTAATTTCCGGTTCGGTGCGGGCAATGCCCTGGCTTATCCGGGCTACTTCCCGGTGGAGTTGGAGGATGGCATCTTTGTCAATAGTTGTTGCCTTTCGAATACAAACCATAGGGATAAACGAATTGGTCGGCCTTCTGTATCAAAAATGGCCGACCAATTAATTAGTTTTTATACTTGCTGTAGTGCGGATAGCTCCCCATTTTTTATTAGAAGCTATTTGAGTTAGTTGCTACCTAACTAATCGATTGACTATCTAAATACAGCGTATCAGGGTCTAAATCAAGGTCATTGGGCCAAACTATACTACCATTAAACGCGCGGATTCCGTTGAACACAGATGTATCCCGTAATTCTTGAAAAATGCCGATAGACAAATAGGGCTTTACGTCAAATAGTTTTCGTTCCTGATTCGTAAATAGTAACTCAAGGCGATAATCCTCGAGCGGTTTTACGCCTATAACGCGCGGATTCATAACCAATTTATTTTAGAGGATCAATTGGGAATACCTTTTGACCATTGATGGCAAGTTGCCAGTCGGCCATTAGGCTTTCTCGATGAATTTCAATCCAGGCTTCAACCAGTTTGATTTTACCTTTTGGCTACTTTCCTTCTAACAACTCGCCACTTTCAATCGTGAAAACAGCTTCCATTTCACCATAACGAACATGAATATGAGGTGTAAAGTGCTGTTTATTGTCGAAATAATACAGGCTGACAATTAGCCCGTAAAACATAGATATAACTGGCATAGTCCATTAGTACATAAGTCACAAGGCTCTTACACCGCATCGGATAAACTCGTAAACGTAAACTCCCGAATCTTCATCGGTGGAATGAGGTAGTTCTGGTCCGTTTCAGTGCTGACGACGCGCTCCGGTTTACCCAACGACTCCAGGTTATTCAGCATGATGATCGGACTTTCATTGAACCGGAAGTTTTTGATCGGGTGTTTGATCTTGCCATTTTCAATGTAGAATGTCCCGTCACGTGTGAGGCCGGTGAGCAGAATGGTTTGCGGATCGACGGTGCGGATATACCAGAGCTTCGTAACCAGAATACCTCGCTGCGTGCTTTTGATCATCTCTTCCAGCGACGCATTGCCCCCCATCATAATTAGATTGCCGGGGAAAGGAATTGCCTTTTTACCCGTTTTTTGCGCCCAATAACGCGAATAGGCCAGATTTTTCACCACGCCTTTCTCAATCCACATGGTTTTTTCCTGAGGGCGTCCATCGCC
This window of the Spirosoma aerolatum genome carries:
- a CDS encoding GNAT family N-acetyltransferase encodes the protein MVCIRKATTIDKDAILQLHREVARISQGIARTEPEITEAYIETLIQTTARQGLMLVAIIDSEAVIAEIHASKYGLRIFDHILTGLTIAVHPAYQGKGIGKKLFQAFLDNVQQLFPEVSRVELESRSSNQKSIGLYQRLGFELEGRMKHKTRNQDGSYEDSLLMAWTKPGFVP
- a CDS encoding DUF4159 domain-containing protein, translating into MKPFFFTRIQYTSGDWDTDQRMPSNLMHSLVEYTTLAVDQKERVVQLSSPDLFKSPFCYLSGHKLVEFSAQERDHFKRYVQNGGFVFVDDCNHDVDGLFAKSFEQEMARTFGPKALQKIPNTHPIYTCFFKFDDGPPTTSFELNGWGDDLVHDYLKAIIVNGRIGVLYSNKDYGCEWDYDFRNKRFLAEDNTKFGVNIITYAMVYV
- a CDS encoding DUF2442 domain-containing protein, translating into MNPRVIGVKPLEDYRLELLFTNQERKLFDVKPYLSIGIFQELRDTSVFNGIRAFNGSIVWPNDLDLDPDTLYLDSQSIS
- a CDS encoding AAA family ATPase, producing MESTDLTHYKKLVAKLPQLRNEIGKVIIGQQEAISEVLIALLAGGHCLLEGVPGLAKTLMVKTMSDALAMRFKRIQFTPDLMPGDIVGTEILEDDHETGRKVFVFNQGPIFANVVLADEINRTPPKTQAAMLEAMQEYKVTYGGKDYPLPKPFLIIATQNPIEQAGTYPLPEAQLDRFLLYIKLSYPAEHEELNVLKSTTGTNRPELKTILSDLEIIELQKLTRQVHISDELIDYINKLVRATRPDGSPSSFVKQWCQWGAGPRAGQALVLCAKARAVLNERFSVIPEDIQTLAYPILRHRIALNFRAEAEGITTDKVIKQLLTELRLA
- a CDS encoding Uma2 family endonuclease, giving the protein MLSTCVNDLLEAPDAKLVIERAQVILADEAQRRKAFREWLRDDIKAEFINGEVIMPSPVKRRHLDASKYLENLLQNYVLLNDLGVVDSEKALVGLTRNDYELDICYWNQETASSFQDDQMEHPAPDLIVEILSKSTTGRDRGIKFEDYAAHGVGEYWIIDPVRKSVEQYQLDEATMAFASVATLYINDTLNALTIPGFQIPVQAIFDKKVNLDTLQLLMKKSA
- a CDS encoding GNAT family N-acetyltransferase translates to MITITQATEHDLPTIQDIAHRTWPNTFGEILSPNQISYMLDMMYSLESLKSQVNDKQHVFLLAKDDTTQEFLGYSSYELNYKGQPLTKIHKIYLLPASQGKGVGRLLIDAVAEVAKANNNDRLGLNVNRYNKAIQFYERVGFSIVGNEDIDIGDGFLMEDFVMGKPL